attcactaaaatatgacaaccaaacttgacataccaacgtttggtgggttcaaccgagctatgctctaacaatattgatGGTGAAAATGTGAAGACATCCACATGTTTGATTtagataatcataataacaaaataaacaccgaactaaataacataataccacAATGAATTTatttgtccttcaacttcaatcatcCCACTACATCAAAAAACACTTAGGACATTTTCAGAAATGCCTTCCATTTGTGTCTTCTTCAAATAAAtgcacaaatgcataaaagtcttgcaatcgggctttgagcatccactgGTTCTTTGTGGACAATAtttttattcgtgatctccatatccacaatgcttgcagtgtaataacttcttcttcaatttggctttaagtttgaagtttttgtagAGTGTTgcaaacttttcttcttcttctttaaccttcatagcatcatctagcatatgtggttcctctagAAAGTTGGGatattgacattgcaaatacttgagcttttctggttgtgattcaatcaccattctgatacGTGAAAAACTTTCCCActgacactttgaatacatccaagggcattgcataagattgtggttatccatgaaacatactggacaaacctctttttctTCGACACACAATATTTGCTTCCCCctgcctttagaaaacatggtggatgttaTTTGGCTTGAAATAAATCTGTTGGTTTGTTTAAGagtcaaacctagtgttgtaattataatataaaaaaatagccgttggaaATTCAAACGGGCGGTCATAGTAAAGCCGCGCGGTTTTATCACCAACGACAACGGCTAAATTTCCAGCGGCTCAATTTTCTTTCTCACCCTATAAGTTCCATTCTTCCCATATCCAAAttcacatcttcttctttctttctaaaactcttaatctctctCACTTTGCAGAAATGCCTGGTAGAAATCatggtcccaagtttactgaagaaaagAATAACAATatgcaaaaaatattttttttgataggGTAATCGTTGGTATGGGCTTCCAAGAGGGTCCTTTTTGGGAGAACATTTTCATAATGTTTGTCTCACTAACGGGAAACCctggaaaccgagatgctcgttgATTGTATGCTCGTTTTCAATATAATAGGTTTGCAGTCCAGCCATTTGTTGCTCTGGTAaaagaaattgatcgagaaaagttcatcggtgtaactgaagctgaagtgatccaaacatctcttgataattgggaggaagctcacaGGAAACCTTTTCTTTACAAAGCGTGTTTCCACGTTcttaaagatggtccatctcaagcacatctttactgcactcgaatgcctctcccggtctttacaatggaagaagatgttactcttgttcgaagttggttacatcgtatgatgagaccaatgaacacTGACTATTTCTGGAAAAGAGTATCGGTCCATTTTGTAGCGTCGCGGAACGAAACTATAAGAATCAGTAAGAGCCTATAACTAAGATTATCATTTATCACTAATGATGTCAAACATTATACAGAAATTTTGTGGATGGTTCACTGTAACatttctggattatccaacgaagaactggtgagtatcttacctATGTTCTCACTGATCAACTGCTTCATAAATATCTTAACTTGTTGTTTATCCGTTTTACAGAAAACtatcgctcagaccaagtttactgaagaaaccggaagagagtttaagcattttgaatgctacGAACTCTATAGAGATAACgccgctggatttgatgtagtttgatttgGGTTTGTTGTCATTTATttgtactttgatgttatatggaaatctattttaaattctaaatattttcattcattgatattactatcaatctataatacaaaacagaagtggtttttgagctttggacggtcggataacattttgagagacaaacattgcattcgaccatcccagtctcatcttaGCGAAAGACATCTGACGGATGCAAGAGTTGGAAACTATAATCATTATGAATATACGTTAATTGGGTTCTGTCATAATTaggatcataaataaaaattcaaTTCAATTAAACAAAAATGATTAAGACTTTTGGCTTTAATTATGTCATTATTCTATTTTTTCATTGTATTCTccatctaaaaataaataaataaatgaacaaCCAAATAATTTCTCAAACTTAACAATTTCAAAATTTCAATTAAATCCACAAAATTAAATGAAAACTATGTTATTCTCCGGCCCACTGAAGGATTGTGCATAAAAAACCAAAATGTAGAAAAAAATCCATGAtaacgagttttttttttttttgtcatttataaataaaaaaatcctaTAGCATACCTAGACACAAAGAAACAAATCAAAGCACAAAATTGTTTGTAAATGACCTTGGTGATATGAAGACATTTTTGCAAAGAATCGTAACCAACATTCACATTCCAATGAATTAAACCCTTTAATTAATAAACATGTACAAAGAATCATAGTTACATACACACCACAAATCTGATATATGAAATCACTAAATCACcctttccaaataacttagtagACATGAGATGGAAAATCAAAGAATGGATTTAAAATCCGTTCAGTTGATCTGCATCACCTGAGAATTTAAAGGGTTTCACTAACTTATCTGAAATGAAAACCAAAGACATAAAGGAAATCGATGAATATTTGAAGGAAGTTATTAGTTTTGATAAAGTCAGTATTTTTAGGAGACAAAAAATATATACTCGCATATATTTTGGGCTGAAATATCGTGTTTATTTTTACACCTTCTGTGCAGACCTTTTTTCCTCTCTAATTTTTCACATTTTTAATAGGGTAAGCGGAAGGATGGGTAATTTTATATACATGTACAAACCATTCTAATTAATCCTAAAAAATATATATCACAAAATACTAATACAAAATGTGTGAGATTCAGCCTAACCAGATTTTGAGGATATATTAGAGGCCAACTATATTTTCACTAGAAGCaataattaaattagataaacttttttttttaaatctttttcCGAGCATTAACACCATATTATATGTAATTTAGTTAGGTTCAGGGTTCATCATGATAGAAGATAAATGTTACAACATGTGCCATTacgacacgggttatttctagttcttttacaagatataaacttagacaataataaaaaatactaaacaacttcaataaaaatcaagcaCAAGCTTTGGCCTTGTGTTTATCTTCATTtaacgtatcttccattcaacgcgctctttgacatTTTCgcctttttttttgaattttttgtttctaactttcaaaactggagctcttctctGCCTTTTAGCAAAACATTTTCTTgaaacaacttcaaaaacttgaACTTTCCTCTTACAATTTGCAATCTTTTTAAAATTctcacatatcttagaaacaacagcttcagGTTTTGCATCACAAAAAAAGTGTGATCGTCTTTTCAGCCGTTTCACCaacaataaaactaaaaaattaaaatagatttaaaagagaaaattcaagagaagtgaattttggtgtgagtgaattgtttgaagatgatggtaatttatagaggtaaaaaagtgaatatttaattttcaaaaaactaTCTGTTGGCGTTTTTGCTTCATACGTCAGCGTGTGTAGAAATCATGACGCGTTCAACCTTCAAACGCCCTCGGTTGTGGTTCCAACACCGAGTTTGAGCTACACACGCTGGCGAGTGGCGCTTGATGATCAAATGCCCACTTCTTTTCCCATAGTGGAGAAAcgtgtttggccatccacctggctcaacaaaattttcaatttagccATTTTCCATAAGAATTTCCCTTAGGTATAGAAAATAGTAGGATAAAAGTTAtcagaattactatttcatgacccatGAAGCCTCCAAAAACCTATTGCGTTTGCAGCCCCAACaataaaattatataaattaGTAGGATTATAAAGATATTTTCTTTGAGTAATGTATGATTGTCCCTCTAACCTACACAAAAACCGTCCACTTATATAAGATGCACCCCTGCCCTTGGAATTAGCAGTTAGCCTTTCTTTTTAGGCCGACCGAACGAAACGACGGAGGACTCTATATATGGTGACTTTGTGTCAATGTGAAGCATGACTTTTTTTCGAATTTGAagcaaaaagattggatttggtgtgTATAACCAAAGATGGTTGGTCATTTTCTCTTTCCAAAATTGTCCCTCCCTTTGAGTCCAATTAGTATAACTCCTTACTATCATATTTTTTAGCGGTATaattgacaaccaaactttaatataacatatttaaaaatctgtgccttagaattttacaaatttattTCGTTGGAATGGTTTTAAAAAAATCTACGGAATAAGTACAAATAACAATATCAaagttagagtttttacgaaaaattcggaggtgcttatcattttaggcacaattttcgaaaattaaatgtatagacatccattatgcaaaccaccataaatgatacataatactttatataatcaaattttggtttatgcatcaacttattTTCCGTTggaactaataaaacgatgtactcccccgttttaagaaaagtgatactttcgctttaGACACaatttcgaaaattgaatgcataaccATTCTGCAAACCACCATAAAGAATGCATAACCCCTAGTTATGGTGGTGAAGAAGGGGCCAATTTTAGTTAAAAGTTATCCCGTTGCCAgtacattatgcagccatattttggtttatacaCCAGCTAATTTTCTGTATCAAGAtaaatgatactttcaccccgtatcagaaaaaataatactttcatatcatatcagaaaaaatgatattttcacgCTGATTTCTTGGATCGGCTGTCCCAGCATGGCAGCCGTCATCTAGTTTTAACTTCGGCCTCACAATGGGAAGAGATGTGGGAGGAGACATTTTTCTTGTAGCCGATGGAACGCCCTGTtaagaatttttgattttttttcccttcgGGGAAAATTAAAAGCCAAACATGAAAGAAGGTGTCTCTAGTTTGTGTTGCCACATGCGAACACACATCTACACCGTCGGAAAAGCTTTATTAGCTTCCGGCATAAGATTTCGTCTCCTGGACTCTGGTTTTAGAAAGAGAGACGTTTCGTGTGCTTGGTCCCCAAAGGAAGAAAGGATGGTAGCTGAAACTCATCCTTCATGGATGAGGCCTACTGATTCTGAATCTTCGCGAGTTGATTTTGATGAAAAAGTTCTTATTTCTaattcgtcttcatcatcatcaaaagccATTTAGCGGAAGATAGACAAGAACATTCCCcttatttttttccttctcaAAATGAAATTCATTCGGCGACCTTTTCTGacttcaatttagggtttggagagcgggttttctctgctgctggtgctgctgttaTCTCAGCTATCCTTGTTAATCCTCTCGATGTTGTCAAGGTAATCGTCTTTCGTTATTCATAATTTTCAGCTTTTATAGAACATGCCCATTTTTATTTGTTCCATTTAGctacccattataagaaagtactCATTTATCAAATTCTAATAGGTGGAAATGAACAAGAGGCAGTCAAATTTTCGTTTTCGTTTCTGTAATTCCACAATTTATGTTTTATGGATTGGTAACCCCCGTTTAGCTTTTTTCTATGTTCTACTACGGTATACAACTTGTCTTTATGTAATATAATTGAGTTGATTTTTAGGCTCATACCCTAATTTGTTGTAATCAATCCATACTACCACTGAACTGTAAGGGtacatttttttttcctattaTGATTTTATGCCACCCATAATGTCAAGCATGATTTGGAAGAAGATGACTTGTGGCTTATGAGCATGCATGATACCAACATGGGTTAACACATTGGTCGTTggtgtttaaattgcattatatATGTCAGAGTATTGCTTGATATGGATGAGCTCCTACAGGACTTTAATGGCGTTAGCCTTCTAAACTACAGACAAGGTTGCAAGCGCAGGCTGCCGGGGTGCCATATTCTCATCAACAGCACCATATTCATAGCCGTACGGGATCTATTGGGCCGGTATGTGGAAAAGAATTTTCTTAACTCTTGGCTTTGtttacttttgttttttcttctaaCGAATCACATGTTTGATGAGTAAGTTATATTCATGACATGTATCATGATCATTCCAGCTGAAATGCTTATAGTTTACTTCCTCTTGCTCTATAAAGTATAATCTGTCGGTGAAACGACATCATTTTGAGACCTGGAGTTGTACCATTGTTTATATACCTTGTTTCTGAGATTAAACTTGGGTTTTGGTTATGTTCAGATGTTTACAGAAATAAGATGTTCACCATCCTGCACCCATCCTGAAATTCTTGGCACTAAACTGGTTTGTCCTCCTGATTGTTTTCAGTATAAAGGAACTCTGGATGTCTTCAGCAAAATTGTTCGACAGGTTGGTGCACCTACACTGTTACTTATAACCATGCACATGGAAGGAAACTCAGAAGCAAATACATTTATGTTATTGTTTTCTATAATCAGTTAATTATGGTGTAGACGAGTCTCAATTTCAGGTTGTTAGTCTCAACACTCAAATCCTGAACCTAAGCCAATTTCTTCGCCAAACCTCTCTTACTTGTTGTGTTAAATTGAATTATGTTTACAATTTTGAGCTTTATGTTTGGTTTTTACTTTTATGGTTTTATTCCAAATCTGTGTTTTATTTTATGTTTCATCAAAGCCTATATCCGAATCTGTGTCAGTATTGCCCAGTGCAAAGATTGGTGCTGGTCGTCCAGTAGACTTCTGGTCCACTGAACCTGTTTTCATCTGTTTGACCAGGATAATACTCAGctcagtaatgtgcatttatagTGGAAAACCTCTTAGTGCATTTCAGATATTTATCCTACAGTATATTGTGTAGGAAGGATTCATAAGGCTATGGAGAGGCACAAATGCAGCCTTAGCTCTGGCCATACCGACTATAAGTCAAAATATTTGTCCGTTATTTGCATTTCACCTTGCATTCCAAGGACTAAGTACAATGTATTCTAGAGTACTGGGTATGATACTAATGTAACCTTTTCATTTTACTATTACTGACGTTTTATCGCATGTTTGCTTCACCAGGTCGGGATATACTTACCTTGCTATGATATATTTCGAAACAGGATTCAAGCATTGACAGCTGACCATGCTCCTCACTTGACACCATATGCACCTTTTGTAGCAGGTGCAGTTGCGCGCTCATTTGCTTGCATTTCTTGCTATCCTATTGAAGTCGCACGAACTCGCATGCAGGTACCTTAATAGGATTCTGTTGTTTCATTAGTAGTTGATTCATATTCATATGTACCACGGTGTCCCTTAAATAAGGTAGAAGACATTTGTGCAATCTATAAAATGAACATTCGAGCATGTGAGAGTTGTGGGATCTCCTACTTGTGAAGCTTTTGAATCTAACCTTCATAGTTCTTAGTAAGCATTTAAATTAGTTTTGATTGTTTGTTATAATGTCAATGTGTTATTTTCTGGTAGGCGTCTAAAGAGTTAAAAAATGGAGTGAAGCCTCCAGGGGTTTGGAAAACCTTACTTGGAGTCCTTAATCCTGTCAGCAGGACATACAGTTTGCATAATTGTAAGTTATTAGAGGTTATTATtgttattctctctctctctctatatatatatatgtgtgtgtgtgtgtgtgtgttaggCATGAGTGCACATCATACTAATTTTTATACACTATTCGATTCTTAGATTGTCGTTTTTATTACTACCTCTGTTTCTGCTTTCTGCAAAAGTGCtactatcactttttcattttggTCTAAAAAcaggctaaaatgaaaaactgATGGTAACACTTTtgcagaaacggagggagtattatttcgTAGTCTTTTTAGATGTTCAAGTAGATTACCTTGTATATAGCTAGATAGCATAGCTAATGGCTATTACTAGATTGGACCATACCCAATAAGTTCACGTCTTTCTTCAGGGATTATTTTTGTTTGCTTGCCTTATCAACAGTTCTTATGTAAATATTAGCAACAAAAGGCTGTTGGGAACTTAGTAACAACTCGTTGAATCACCTATGCATCAGTCTTGAATAGTACAGAGGTATATTAGCAAGGGATTCAATTCAAATCTACTACAGCCGTTCTTTACTTGAACGAAACTTGGTGACATTAATGGAATTCTAGTTATATAAGATGTATATTTCTTCCCTCTATGGTTCATAGCATATACTAATATGTTTGTTCTTATCTCAATGAAATTATTATATAATTTGTGCACAGAATCTCAATGAACTGATAATGGTAAAACAGCAGTCATTACTGAAATAATTTTACATGACTGTAGATGTTAGTTCAGATAAGCTACATGTTGGCACTATCTCGCATGCCTCGTGTGCACACCATAGTGAAGGCTTTGGAAATAAAGACCTGAAAAGCATTTAGTGGAGGATCAAGCATTATAGATAGCATCGCTATAAATACTTTTTGATGTGTCATAAATGGTGATAGCACTGAGATACacaacttcttttttctttttcaatagaAACGAGAGATACACAAGGTACTTGGATGATGATAACTAAAATACTAAAAGTTCGCTTTATCCACCTTAATCTTcgccaaaaatattttctctcaACAGTTGCTAGTTTAGCTAATATGATGTGGGGATTCATTCTGTTGTAAGCAGTACAAGGATACCGTCTCTTGTGGACAGGGGTAGGAGCACAGGTTGCTCGTGATGTTCCATTTTCTGCGATTTGCTGGTCGACCCTTGAGCCtgtaaactctctctctctctctctctctctctctctctctctctctctttctctctctctctctctctctctctctctctctcacacacacacacacacacgtgCGCGCACACATACAAGTACACACACACAGGATTTTTGTGTGGGTGGTGGTGTCTCATACTCATGTTTTTGCAGATGAGACTTGGCCTAGTTGGTGAGGAAAATGGGACAATTGTGCTGGGAGCAAATTTCTCTGCAGGTTTTATTGCAGGAagccttgctgctgctgctacatGTCCTCTTGATGTTGCTAAAACTAGGAGACAGGTAGAGGTATGTGCTTAAAACAAACTTAGTAAAATGTTATGTGCAGATCCATTGAAATGCTGTAGATATAAACTCGCAGTTCTGGTGAGCCAGTTTCTTAAGAATTTTTTTGTGCAGTTGAAAGCACCCTGCAATGTTAAATAGCCAGTTAACTTCAACTTCTCGAAACGAAACACTGAGTTTCTCAAAGATCGATTCCGTAGCATGGTGATATTCATTTTCACCTCCATTGTTTCAATCATTCTGTTAGGGTACCAACTCTAGCTAGatataagcccatgggtagaactcaactctaaAACTGGTCTACAATTATTGGTGTTCGATTTGAAATTTAGGCTCAAATAAATAGATCCCTTAAACGCTGGAAATCCAATTTATGCACAAACGAGAATTGACTTATTAAAAACATAGATAAGTTTAAGATAAAGGTGAAGGAAACTGTGGTACAGGTGAATCTATTTTGGAGGACGGAGTATTAATAAGATAAACATATGATAACGAGGGTTGTCTGAGTGTTGAACTATCCTCCCATATTTTCTATTTGATCTAATGGGATTATCATTTTCAGAAGGATCTTGTGAGGCAGTTGAATATGACGACGAGACAAACGGTAATGGAGGTTTGGAGGTGTGTGGTTATCTTCTTTCTATCTTTCATATATTTAGTATTTTTGTGTTACTTCAAGCAATTCTACACCGTATAGGTGCACCCGATGATTTTCTCTTTATGCAAAGCAGCAATATTCTTATGGATGTAAAATACATTTAAACAGGGACGGAGGGGTGAAGGGGCTCTTTATGGGAGTTGGTCCACGTGTTGCCCGTGCAGGACCATCAGTTGGAATTGTTGTTTCATTTTACGAAGTTGTCAAGTATGTTTTACACCAAAGACATACGTCTCCTCGTGTTTGATAGGCGTTAGAAGATATTTGTTCCAAAAATTTCACCCTCATACGTCCTTGGCTGTAAGGCAGCCATGACGGCGTGGTACATATGAGACCCTACAAGAGCACTAATCAGAAGCTACACCACTATCTCCTT
This DNA window, taken from Papaver somniferum cultivar HN1 chromosome 3, ASM357369v1, whole genome shotgun sequence, encodes the following:
- the LOC113358602 gene encoding mitochondrial carrier protein MTM1-like — protein: FIIIKSHLAEDRQEHSPYFFPSQNEIHSATFSDFNLGFGERVFSAAGAAVISAILVNPLDVVKTRLQAQAAGVPYSHQQHHIHSRTGSIGPMFTEIRCSPSCTHPEILGTKLVCPPDCFQYKGTLDVFSKIVRQEGFIRLWRGTNAALALAIPTVGIYLPCYDIFRNRIQALTADHAPHLTPYAPFVAGAVARSFACISCYPIEVARTRMQASKELKNGVKPPGVWKTLLGVLNPVSRTYSLHNLQGYRLLWTGVGAQVARDVPFSAICWSTLEPMRLGLVGEENGTIVLGANFSAGFIAGSLAAAATCPLDVAKTRRQVEKDLVRQLNMTTRQTVMEVWRDGGVKGLFMGVGPRVARAGPSVGIVVSFYEVVKYVLHQRHTSPRV